Genomic window (Saccharothrix australiensis):
CCCGGACGGCGACCTGCTCCGCCCCGTTCGAGTGCCCGTCCAAGCCGGGTTTGCCGACCAGCATCCGCAACCGCTCGCCCAGCTCCTCACCCGTCGCCCGGACCCGCTCGCGCACCCGCGCGACCTCCTCGCCCGCCTCACCGGACGCGGACGCGGCCGAGACGCCCGTGGGCGCGCGGTACTCGCCGAACGCCTCGCGCAGCGCCGCGGCCCACTCACCGGTCGTGACGCCCGCCCGCGCGCACGCGATGCTGGGCTCGACCAGGTTCCGGTCGCCGGCCGCCGCCGAGCGCAGCTCGTCCAGGGTGGACCGCACCAGGGCGTCGTCCCGCCCGGCGCGCCACTCGCGGACCGCCTCCACCGCGTGCCGCTCCACGCCCGGATCGACGGTCTCGATCGCGTTCGCGCCCTCGGCCTGCAACGGCGACGGCTCGGTGGTGGCGAACCGGTTCACGCCCACGACGACGTCCTCACCGGACTCCACGCGCCGCCGCCGCTCGGCCAGCGACGCCACCAGCGCCGACTTCATGTAGCCGGACTCGACCGCCGCCACCGCGCCGCCCATCGCCCGCACGCGGTCCAGCTCGGCCCGCGCGGCGGCCGCGATCTCCTCGACCTTCGCCTCGACCACCCGCGAGCCCTCGAAGAGGTCCTCGTACTCCAGCAGGTCCGTCTCGTAGGCGAGCACCTGCTGCATCCGCAGCGCCCACTGCTGGTCCCACGGGCGCGGCAGGCCGAGCGCCTCGTTCCACGCGGGCAGCTGGATCGCGCGGGCGCGGGCGTCGCGGGACAGCGAGACCGCCAGCATCTCCAGCACGATCCGCTGGACGTTGTTCTCCGGCTGCGCCTCGGTCAGGCCGAGCGAGTTGACCTGCACGCCGTACCGGAAGCGGCGGTGCCTCGGGTCCTCGATGCCGTAGCGCTCGCGGGTGATCTCGTCCCACAGCCGGACGAAGGCCCGCATCTTGCACATCTCCTCGACGAACCGCACACCGGCGTTCACGAAGAACGAGATGCGCGCGACCACCTCGCCGCGCCGCTCCTCGGGCACCTGGCCCGAGTCGAACACCGAGTCCAGCACGGCGATCGCGGTCGACAGCGAGTACGCGATCTCCTGCGCGGGCGTCGCGCCGACCTCCTGGAGGTGGTACGAGCAGATGTTGATCGGGTTCCACTTGGGCGCGTTCACCACGGTCCACGCGACCATGTCGGTGATCAGCCGCAGGCTCGGGCCGGGCGGGAACACGTACGTGCCGCGCGACAGGTACTCCTTGATGATGTCGTTCTGCGTCGTGCCGGCCAGGGCCGCGCGGTCCGTGCCCTGCTCCTCGGCGACGCTGACGTAGAGCGCGAACAGCCACATGGCCGTCGCGTTGATCGTCATGGACGTGTTCGCGCCGCCCAGCGGGATGCCGTCGAACAACCGCCGCATGTCGCCGAGGTGGCTGATCGGCACCCCGACCTTGCCCACCTCGCCCCTGGCCAGCTCGTCGTCCGGGTCGTACCCGGTCTGCGTCGGCAGGTCGAACGCCACGGACAGGCCGGTCTGCCCCTTGTCCAGGTTGCGGCGGTAGAGGGCGTTCGACGCGGCGGCGCTGGAGTGCCCCGCGTACGTGCGCATCACCCACGGGCGGTCGCGCTCGCGGTCGGCCGGGTACGGCACGGCAACCTCCTCCGACGTCGGATCCCCGTAGCGTACTGACGGGTAACACGACGGCCCGAGTGGCGTTGCCCACTGAATCGGTGCCGGAGGAGCATGGTCGCGTGACCGCTCTCCTCCAGACCCTGCTCCTGGTGGTGGTCCTGGCGACCCTCGCCCTCCTGCTGCGCTGGGCGTTCGGCAACGACCGGCGCGCCGTGCCCGACCACACGGGCGACGACTTCGGCCTGCTCACCGAGGTGGCCGCGGTGCCGACCCCCGAGGCGGCCGACGTGCTCGCCCGACGCCTGCGCCAGGCGGGCATCCGGACGACCGTCGCGCGCCGCGGGCAGGTCCACCGCCTGCTGGTGTTCCCCGCCGACGTGGCCAACGCCAAGCTCCTGCTCCGCTGATTGTCGTACCCCGCTGCGATGCTGTGCCCATGACCGGACCGAGCGCGAAGTCGGAACTCCACCGCTACCTCCAGCTGGCGCGCGACGCCGTGCTGTGGAAGCTGGAGGGCCTCGCGGAGTACGACGCGCGCCGACCCCTGACCCCGACCGGCACGAACCTCCTGGGGCTGGTCAAGCACCTGGCGAGCGTCGAGGCGGGGTACTTCGGCGTGACGTTCGACCGGCCGTTCCCCGATCCGCAGCCGTGGATGTCGGTGGACGCCGAGCCGAACGAGGACATGTGGGCCACCGCCGAGGAGTCCCGCGAGTTCATCACCGGCACCTACCGGCGGGCGTGGGCGCACTCGGACGCCACGATCGAGGCGCTCGACCTGGACAGCGCGGGCAGCGTGCCGTGGTGGCCGGAGGAGCGCCGCCGGGTCACCCTGCACCGGGTGCTGATCCACCTGATCGCGGAGACCAACCGGCACGCGGGCCACGCCGACGTGGTCCGCGAGCTGGTCGACGGGTCCGCCGGCCTGCGCGCCGACGCCGACAACCTCGCGGAGGGCGACGAGCCCTGGTGGGCTGCCTACCGCGCCCGCCTGGAGCGCGCCGCGCGCGAGGCAGCCGGCTGACCCGACCCGAACGCCGACCGGCCCGGCCGACCCGAACGCTGGGCCGGCCCGCCACCCATCCGCACCGCTCAAGACCGGACAGCAGCCCGACCACACAGGCCGCTTGACGCACAGGCCGGCCGTCCCGGAGGGACCACGCGACCGAACACGACACCGACGCCGGCCTCAACGGGCGAGCCGGGCCTCAGCCGCCGATACCGGCTCAGCCGGAGATGCGGTCGACCGTCGCGCCGAGCTTGCGCAGGTTCTCCACGAACCCCGGGTACCCGCGCTCGATGTGGAAGATCTCGTAGACCTCGGTCGCACCCACCGCGCACAGCCCCGCCAGCACCAGCCCGGCGCCGGCGCGGATGTCGGACGCCCACACCGGCGCGCTGGACAGCCGCTCCACACCCCGCACGACGGCGTGGTGGCCGTCGGTCCGGGCGTCCGCGCCGAGCCGCACCATCTCCTCGATGAACCGGAACCGCGCCTCGAACAGGTTCTCGGTGATCATCGACGTGCCCTCGGACACGCTCGACAGGGCGATCGCGAACGGCTGGAGGTCGGTCGCGAAGCCCGGGTAGGGCAGCGTCACGAAGTCCACCGACCGCGGGCGGCCGTCCTGCACCACCCGGAAGCCGTCGTCGTCGAACGTGGTGACCTCCGCGCCCGCCATCCGGAGCTTCTCAAGCACCAGGTCCAGGTGGTGGGGGTTCACCCCGCGCACGGTGATGTCGCCGCGCGTCATCACGGCGGCGAACGCCCACGTGGCGCCGACGATCCGGTCGCCGATGACCCGGTGCTCGGTGGGCGACAGCGACTCCACGCCGTGCACGGTCAGCGTCGACGTGCCCGCGCCCTCGATCCGCGCGCCCATCTCCTGGAGCATCACGCAGATGTCGACGATCTCCGGCTCGCGGGCCGCGTTGTCGATGACCGTCGTCCCCTTGGCCAGCACGGCGGCCATCAGGATGTTCTCGGTCGCGCCCACGCTCGGGAAGTCCAGCCAGATCTGCGCGCCGTGCAGGCCCTCGGCCTCGGCGACCACGCACCCGTGCTCGATCTCGCTGTGCGCGCCGAGCTTGCGCAGCCCGTTCTGGTGCATGTCCAGCGGCCGGGAGCCGATCGCGTCGCCACCGGGCAGCGCCACCACGGCCCGCTTGCACCGGCCGACCAGCGGCCCGAGCACGCACACCGACGCACGCAGCTTGCCCATCGCCTCCGAGTCGGCCCGGTGGTTCAGCTCGGCCGGCGTCGTGATCGTGGCGACGTCGCCGTCCAGCGTCACGGTGCAGCCGAGGCTGCGCAGGACGTCCGCCATCAGGGGCACGTCCAGGATCTCCGGGCAGTTGGTGATGGTGGTCGTGCCCTCCGCCAGCAGCGCCGCCGCCATCAGCTTCAGCACGCTGTTCTTGGCACCGACGACCTCGACCTCGCCGACCAGCCGCGCACCGCCCTGGACCCGGAAGTGCTCGCTCACCAAGGGAACTCCTCAAGTCGGTTCTGGGGGGCAATCGTACGGACGCTCTGAATCAAGCCAGTGCCCGGAGCCCCTTACAGTGCTCGACATGGCGGTTCACCTCACCAAGATCTACACCCGAGTGGGCGACGACGGCACCACCGGCCTCGGCGACTTCAGCCGGGTGCCCAAGACCGACCCGCGCATCACGGCGTACGCGGACGTGGACGAGACCAACGCCGCCCTGGGCGTCGCGCTGGCCCTCGGCCGACTGGAACCGGCCGTGGCGGACGTGGTCCGGAAGGTCCAGAACGACCTCTTCGACGTCGGGGCGGACCTCTGCACGCCCGTCACCGAGGACCCGAAGCACCCGCCGCTGCGCGTGGGCCAGCCCTACATCGACCGCCTGGAGGCGTGGTGCGACGAGCACAACGCCCGCCTGGGCAAGCTGGAGTCGTTCATCCTCAACGGCGGCACGCCGGGCGCGGCCCTGCTCCACCAGGCCCGCACCATCACCCGCCGGGCGGAACGCAGCACGTGGGCACTGGTGGAAGCCGACCCGGACCACACGAGCACCCTGCCCGCCAAGTACCTGAACCGCCTGTCCGACCTGCTCTTCATCCTGGCCCGCGTGGCCAACCCGGACGGCGACGTCCTCTGGCGGCCGGGCGGCAACGCCTGACCTCGCCCAGCCCCCGCGCCGAGCGCGACTCACCCGCACCCGGTCCGCGCCGGCGCGGACCGGGCCCCCGGCGGCCTGCCCAGCGGCGAGCGCCGCTCTTCAAAGCCCTTGAAGCCCTTCCACCACTACCCCGCAACCAGCACAAGCGGGGGTCAAGACGCCCAGGGAATGGAACGGCCCGGAGGCGCCGACTCCAGCCACGACAAGAAGCCGGTCAACGCGTCCGGGCCCATTGCGATCTCCACCGTCTCACCCGAGGCACCGCGACACCGCAGCACCACCGCGCCGTGCGGCATCGCATAAGCCTCGGAGGCCGTGGGCTCACGCCGGTCGTCGATCTCGAACCCGTCGCGGTGGATCAGCCGGTCCGGGCCGGCGCGCAGGCTCAGCACCCGCGACCACACGAACGAGTCACCCCGGTAGTGCCCGACGCCGAGGTGCCACCCCCGACCGCTGACGTCGAGCCTCGTCCGCAGGGCCACGTGCACCCCGCCCGCCCTCAACAGGCGGATGCGGCGCCACGCCACGTACGCGAGGACCACCACCGCGACGAACAGGACCACCCCGACGACTTCGGCGATCCCCACGGCGCTTGTCCGCTCGTCCGCGTCAGGCCGAGTGGCCCGCGGCGCGGAGCCGTGCGATCGCCCGTGCCCGTGCGACGTCGTCGGAGTCGGTCAAGGCGGACCGGGCCTCCTCCACGTCGATCTCGTGGGCCAGCTCGGCGTCCTCCGCGAGGACGCTGACGCCCTCCCCGGTGACGGACAGGAATCCGCCGTGGACGGCCGCGGTCACGAGGTCGTTCTCCACGGTCCTGATCCGGACCACGCCACCCTCCACCAGCTGCCCCAGCACGGGCTCGTGGCCGGGCAGGATGCCGATCTCGCCCTCGGTCGTCTGCGCGACCACCGAGGTGGCCTTCCCGGACCACAGGCGGCGTTCCACGGCGACCAGCTGGACGGTCATCTCGGCCACGCGCATCTCCCTTGTCTGGCGCTGGAGTCGTGTGCAGTCTAAACGGTCGCCCGAAGCCCGCGCCGCCCCAGCCACCCTCAGGCGCGGGCCGCCCCCGGCACCACCCGCCCGGAGGACGCTCCAACGGTGGTCACGACGACCGCACCCACCGGGGTGACCGAGAATCCCGCAGCTCGGCACACCCGGAAGTGGACCACAGCCGCCCCATCCAGGCCAACCCCCCGCTGCCGCAGCACCGCCACCCCCACCGATCGTGGCCACCGCCCCGAGCACCAAGCGGTCCGCAATGGACCTCCCGCGCGACGTGAGCAGCGTCACCCGCCCTCCCCGAGTACGCTTCCCGGCGAGTGGAAGGGTGGGACCGTGCCGGCGCCGAAGTCCCTGCTCGGCAGAGCGTTCGCCCTGCTCGCCGTCTTCACCGCCGAACGCCCGTCGGCCACGCTGTCCGAGCTGAGCAGGCACTCGGGGCTGCCGCTGAGCACGACGCACCGCCTCGTGCGGGAACTGGTCGCGTGGCGCGCCCTGGCCCGCGACGAGGAGGGCCGGTTCACGATCGGCCTGCGGCTGTGGGAGCTGGGCGCGCTCTCCCCCGGCGCGCTGGGCCTCCGGGAACGGGCGCTGCCCTACCTGGAGGACCTCTTCGAGGTGATCCGCCACAACGTGCAGCTGGCCATCCGCGACGACCTCGAAGTCGTCTACGTGGAACGGATCTCGGCCAAGGACGCGGTCAACGTCCTGACCAGGATGGGCTCCCGGATGCCGCTGCACGCCACCGGCGTGGGCCTGGTGCTGCTGGCGCACGCGCCGCACGACGTCCAGGAACGCGCGCTGGCCTCACCGCTGAAGCGGTTCACGGAGCACACCATCACGACGCCCCAGGCCCTCCGGACGGCGCTGGCGGCCGTGCGGCGCGACGGCTACGCCATCTCCGACCGGCAGTTGGAGCCGATCACCCACTCCGTCGCGGCCCCGGTGCGCGGCCCGAACGGGGAGGTGGTGGCCGCCGTGTCCGTGGTCGTGCCGGTCGAGACGCGCACCGACACCGTCCTGCCCGCCGTGCGGGCCTGCGGGCGGGCCATCTCCCGCTCCCTGGGCTGGCGGACGCCCTGACGGGGCCGACCCCACCGCCACCCACAGGGCCACACCGCCGAGCACGCACGAGGCCCGCCCGACACCAGGTCGGACGGGCCTCGTCACAGCGAGCCGGGACTTACTTGCCGGCCAGCTTCTTCGCGTTGGCCTCGACGTCGTCGAGCCCGCCGCAGCTGAAGAACGCCTGCTCCGGGTAGTGGTCGAACTCGCCCTTGCAGACGCGGTCGAACGCCTCGATCGTGTCCTTGATGGGCACGAAGGAGCCGGGCTGACCGGTGAACTTCTCGGCCACGATGAAGTTCTGGCCGAGGAAGCGCTCCAGGCGACGGGCGCGGCCGACGAGGACCTTGTCCTCCTCGGACAGCTCGTCCATGCCGAGGATGGCGATGATGTCCTGCAGCTCCTTGTACTTCTGCAGGATCCGCTTCACCTCCTGCGCGACCCGGTAGTGCTCCTCGCCGACGATCGACGGCTCCAGGATCCGGGACGACGACGACAGCGGGTCGACGGCCGGGTAGATGCCCTTCTGGGAGATCGGACGGGAGAGCTCCGTCGTCGCGTCCAGGTGGGCGAACGTGGTCGCCGGCGCGGGGTCGGTGTAGTCGTCCGCGGGCACGTAGATGGCCTGCAGCGAGGTGATCGACTTACCGCGCGTCGAGGTGATGCGCTCCTGCAACTCGCCCATCTCGTCGGCCAGCGTCGGCTGGTAGCCCACGGCCGACGGCATGCGGCCCAGCAGGGTCGACACCTCGGAGCCGGCCTGGGTGAACCGGAAGATGTTGTCGATGAACAGCAGCACGTCCTGGTTCTGGACGTCGCGGAAGTACTCCGCCATCGTCAGCGCGGACAGCGCGACGCGCATGCGGGTACCCGGCGGCTCGTCCATCTGGCCGAAGACGAGCGCGGTGTCGCCGAGCACGCCCATCTCCTCCATCTCCAGGAGGAGGTCGGTGCCCTCACGGGTGCGCTCGCCGACGCCGGCGAACACCGACGTGCCGGAGAACTCGCGGGCGATACGGGTGATCATCTCCTGGATGAGCACCGTCTTGCCCACGCCCGCGCCGCCGAACAGGCCGATCTTGCCGCCCTTGACGTACGGGGTCAGCAGGTCGATGACCTTGATGCCCGTTTCCAGGACCTCGGTCTTGCCCTCGAGCTGGTCGAACGACGGCGCCTTGCGGTGGATGCCCCACTGCTCGCCGTCCCGGCCGAGGCCGGGCGCGTCGAGGCAGTCGCCGAGCGCGTTGAACACGTGGCCCTTGACGACGTCGCCGACGGGCACCTGGATGGAGTTGCCCGTGTCGGTCACGGTCGCGCCGCGGACCAGGCCGTCGGTCGGCTGCATCGAGATGGTGCGGACCAGGTTGTCACCCAGGTGCTGGGCGACCTCCAGGGTCAGCGTCTTGGCCACCGCTTCGTAGGTGATCTCCACGTGCAGGGCGTTGAACAGCTCCGGAACCGCGTCGCGCGGGAACTCCACGTCGACGACGGCGCCGATCACCCGGACCACACGGCCGGTGCGGGTGGTGGTGGCAGTAGCACTCATGTCACTCATCACTTCCTGCGCCACCGGTAAGCGCGGAGGCGCCACCGACGATCTCGCTGATCTCCTGGGTGATCTGGGCCTGGCGGGCCGCGTTCGCCGCACGGCTGAGGGAGCGGACCAGCTCGTTGGCGTTGTCCGTGGCCGCCTTCATCGCGGTCCGCCGGGCCGCCGACTCCGACGCCGCCGCGTCCAGCAGTGCCGAGAACAGCCGGGTCTTGACGTACTTGGGCAGCAGCGCGCCCAGCAGCGCCTCGGCGTTCGGCTCGAACGAGTACACCGACTGGAGCTTCGCCGCGGGCGTGGGGTCGAACTCGACCTCCATCGGCGCGATGCGCTTGGCCGTCGGCTGCTGGCTGAGCATCGACTTGAACTCGGTGTAGACGATGTGCAGCTCGTCCACGCCACGGCCGCCGTTCTGGGTGCCCTCCACGAAGGCGGGCACCAGCGCGTCACCCGCCTCCGCCGCGTTGACGTAGTGCGGCAGCTGGGAGAACCCGGTCCACTCGGCCGCGATCTCCCGCCGGCGGAAGCGGTAGTAGCCCACGCCCCGGCGGCCCATGACGTAGAGGACGGGTTCCTTGCCCTCCGAGCGCAGCAGCGCGAACAGCTCCTCGGCCGCCCGGAGCACGTTGGCGTTGTACCCGCCGCACATGCCCTTGTCGCTGGTCACGACGAGCACGCCGGCTCGCTTCGGCGTCTCGCGCGCGGTCAGCAGCGGGTGGTCGAGGTTCGCCGAGGCGCTCGCCAGCGCGGAGAGCACCCCGGTGATCTCCTCGGCGTACGGCTTCGACGCCTCGACCCTGGCCTGCGCCTTGGCCAGGCGGGAGGTGGCGATCAGCTCGTACGCCTTGGTGATCTTCTTGGTCGCGTTGACCGTGCGGATCCGTTGGCGCAGCTCTCGAATCTGTGCCGGCATGCCTACGTCACTTCTCGGTCGGAGCGGGTCGGTTGACCTTGACCGACTCGTGTCCGACCTTGTCGGCGTCCATCGCGTCGGCGGGCGCCTCGTTCACGACCGCGGCGCCGTTGGATGCGGTGAACTGCTGCTTGAACGCGTTGACAGCGTCCACGATGCCCTTTTCGGTGTCCTCGGACAACGTCTTGGACTCGCGGATGCTGGACAGGATCACGTCGTGGCTGCGCCGCACGTGGTCCAGGAACTCCGCCTCGAACCGGCGCACGTCGCCGACCGGGACCGAGTCGTAGTGGCCCTTGGTGCCGAGGTAGATGGAGACGACCTGCTCCTCCATCGGCACCGGCGAGTACTGGGCCTGCTTGAGCAGCTCGACCAGCCGGGCGCCGCGGTCCAGCTGGGCGCGCGAGGCGGCGTCGAGGTCCGAGGCGAAGGCGGAGAACGCCTCCAGCTCGCGGAACTGCGACAGGTCCAGGCGCAGGGAGCTGGAGACCGTCTTCATCGCCTTGGTCTGCGCGGCGGTGCCGACGCGGGACACCGAGATGCCCACGTTGACGGCCGGGCGGACACCGGCGTTGAACAGGTCCGACTCCAGGAAGCACTGGCCGTCGGTGATCGAGATGACGTTGGTCGGGATGTACGCCGACACGTCGTTGGCCTTGGTCTCGATGATCGGGAGACCGGTCATCGAGCCGCCGCCCATGTCGTCGGACAGCTTCGCGCAGCGCTCCAGCAGGCGCGAGTGCAAGTAGAAGACGTCACCGGGGTACGCCTCGCGGCCCGGCGGGCGGCGCAGCAGCAGCGAGATCGCGCGGTACGCCTCGGCCTGCTTGGTCAGGTCGTCGAAGATGATCAGGACGTGCTTGCCCTGGTACATCCAGTGCTGGCCGATGGCCGAGCCGGTGTAGGGCGCGAGCCACTTGAAGCCGGCCGAGTCGGACGCGGGCGCGGCGACGATGGTCGTGTACTCCAGGGCGCCCGCCTCCTCCAGCGCGGCCTTGACGCCCGCGATGGTGGAGCCCTTCTGACCGACGGCCACGTAGACGCAGCGCACCTGCTGCTGGGGGTCGCCCGACTCCCACGCCTTCTTCTGGTTGATGATCGTGTCGATGCAAACCGCGGTCTTGCCGGTCTTGCGGTCACCGATGATCAGCTGGCGCTGGCCGCGGCCGATCGGGGTCATCGCGTCGATGGCCTTGATGCCGGTCTGCATGGGCTCGCCGACCGGCTGGCGCTGGAGCACCGACGCGGCCTGGAGCTCCAGGGCGCGGTTGTCGTCGGCGACGATGTCGCCGAGGCCGTCGATCGGCTGGCCGAGGGGGTTGACCACGCGGCCGAGGAAGCCGTCGCCGACGGGCACGGAGAGCACCTGGCCGGTCCGCTTGACCTCCTGGCCCTCTTCGATCTTGTCGAAGTCGCCGAGGATGACCGCGCCGATCTCGCGCACTTCCAGGTTCAGGGCCACGCCGAGCACGCCGCCGGGGAACTCCAGCAGCTCGTTGGTCATGGTGCCGGGCAGACCCTCGACGATGGCGATGCCGTCGTAGGTCTCCGCGACGACGCCGACCTCTTCCCGGCTGACTTCCGGGGAGTAGGTCGAGACGTACTTCTCGATCGCACTGCGGATCTCGTCCGACGAGATCGTCAGCTCCGCCATGTCGTTCCTGCTCTCACTTCGTTAAAGGAAAGGGGCTTGTGGGCCGCGGTTCCGGTCCGGTCAGCCGGCGAGGTCGCGGCGCAGTGCCGCCAGCCGACCGGCCACGCTGCCGTCGATGACCTCGTCGCCGATCTTGATCTGCAAGCCGCCGCGCAGCGTGGGGTCGACCTCCACGTGCAGCGCGATCGGCCTGGAGTAGATCCGGGTCAGCGTGGCTTCGAGACGGTCCTGCTGCGCCGCGTCCAGCTCGACGGCGGATCGGACGTAGGCGACGGAGCGCTCCCGGCGCTTGGCCGCGAGCGACGCGAGGTCGGCCAGCCCGGCGACGACGCCCTGGCCGCGGGGCTCCCGCACCAGCTGGTGCACCAGGACCTTGGTCGTGTCGTCGACCTTGCCCGCGATGAGGCCGTCCACGAGCGAGACCTTGCCGTCGGCGTCGGCCGCGGGGTCGGTCAGCGCAAGCTCCAGCTCGTAGTTGCCGGCGATGATCCGGCCGAGGCGGAACAGCTCGTCCTCGACGGTGTCGAGCTTGCCGTCCCGCTCGGCCCGCACCAGGAGCGTGGTGCGGGCCAGCGACTCGACGCCGTCGACCAGCTCGCGCGGGCTGGACCAGCGCGCGGCGACGACCGTGGTGAGCACCTCCAGGGCGTCACCGGAGACCTTGCCGTCGAGCAGGCCGCGCAGCAGCTGCTCACGGCTCACGGGCTCGGTCGAGGCGTCGGCCAGTGCCCGGCGCAGCGAGGACTGCCTGCTCAGCAGGCCGACCACCGCGAACAACTCCTCGCCGAGCTTGCCCGCGGCCGCGTGGTCGGTCCCGGCGGTGCCGTCCAGGACCTCCAGCAGCCGCAGTTCGGCGGCGGCCAGCGCGTCGCGGCTGGCGGCGTGCAGCGTCATCGGCGTTCCCTCACTTGCCGGCCGGAGCCGCGGTGTCGTCGAGTTCCGCGAGGAACCGGTCGATGGTGCCCCGGCGGCGCACCTCGTCCTCCAGCGACTCGCCCACGACCCGGTCGGCCAGGTCGATGGCGAGGCGGCCCAGCTCGCCGCGCAGCTCGGCGACGATCTGCGCGCGCTGGGTCTCCAGCTGCGTCTGGCCCTGCGCGACGATCCGCGCGGACTCCTCCTGCGCCTTGGCGCGCAGCTCGCTGATGATCTGCTCGCCTTCGATGCGGGCGTCGTCCCGGATGCGGGCCGCCTCGGCGCGGGCCTCGGCGAGCTGCGCCTTGTACTGCTCCAGCATCCGCTGGGCTTCCGCCTGCGCCTGCTCGGCCTTCTCGATGCCGCCCTCGATCTTGGCGGCGCGTTCCGCGTACAACGTCTCGAAGCGTGGCGACACGAACTTCTTGATGACGAAGAAGAGCAGCAGGAACGCGATCAGGCCGATGATGATCTCGGACGGGTGCGGGAGGACCGGGTTGATGGCCTCTCCCTCCGCCGCCAGGATGAGGGTCTTCATCACGACTCCTAATGCGCGAAAAGGACGATCAGGCGTTGCTCGCGAGGAAGTACACGACGAAGCCCAGCAGGGCCAGGACCTCGACGATGGCGAACGTCGTCCAGGCGAGGCTCAGCAGCACGCCGCGCGCCTCGGGCTGACGGGCGGTGCCGTTGATGACCGAGGAGAAGATCAGACCCACGCCGATGCCGGGGCCGATGGCCGCGAGGCCGTAGCCGATGGCGGCGAGACCCGCGTTGTTGACGGTCTTGACGGCATCCTGAGCAAGAACGATAGCGCTCACTTGTGCTGTTCCCTTTCCAACTCGGTCCGCGAACGCTCGCGGATCGGAGGCTTGTTGTTTCTCAGTGCTCTTCCGCCAGCGCCGCGCCGATGTAGTTGGCGGACAGCAGCGCGAAGATGTAAGCCTGGAGGACCATGATCAGCGCCTCGAGGAACGTCAGCGCGATGGCGAAGAGGAAGGCGATCGGCGCCACCACGACCGTGACGCCGCCGTTCAGCAGCAGGAACTCACCGGCCAGGGTGAACACCAGCAGCAGG
Coding sequences:
- the atpA gene encoding F0F1 ATP synthase subunit alpha; translation: MAELTISSDEIRSAIEKYVSTYSPEVSREEVGVVAETYDGIAIVEGLPGTMTNELLEFPGGVLGVALNLEVREIGAVILGDFDKIEEGQEVKRTGQVLSVPVGDGFLGRVVNPLGQPIDGLGDIVADDNRALELQAASVLQRQPVGEPMQTGIKAIDAMTPIGRGQRQLIIGDRKTGKTAVCIDTIINQKKAWESGDPQQQVRCVYVAVGQKGSTIAGVKAALEEAGALEYTTIVAAPASDSAGFKWLAPYTGSAIGQHWMYQGKHVLIIFDDLTKQAEAYRAISLLLRRPPGREAYPGDVFYLHSRLLERCAKLSDDMGGGSMTGLPIIETKANDVSAYIPTNVISITDGQCFLESDLFNAGVRPAVNVGISVSRVGTAAQTKAMKTVSSSLRLDLSQFRELEAFSAFASDLDAASRAQLDRGARLVELLKQAQYSPVPMEEQVVSIYLGTKGHYDSVPVGDVRRFEAEFLDHVRRSHDVILSSIRESKTLSEDTEKGIVDAVNAFKQQFTASNGAAVVNEAPADAMDADKVGHESVKVNRPAPTEK
- a CDS encoding F0F1 ATP synthase subunit B — encoded protein: MKTLILAAEGEAINPVLPHPSEIIIGLIAFLLLFFVIKKFVSPRFETLYAERAAKIEGGIEKAEQAQAEAQRMLEQYKAQLAEARAEAARIRDDARIEGEQIISELRAKAQEESARIVAQGQTQLETQRAQIVAELRGELGRLAIDLADRVVGESLEDEVRRRGTIDRFLAELDDTAAPAGK
- a CDS encoding F0F1 ATP synthase subunit gamma, whose product is MPAQIRELRQRIRTVNATKKITKAYELIATSRLAKAQARVEASKPYAEEITGVLSALASASANLDHPLLTARETPKRAGVLVVTSDKGMCGGYNANVLRAAEELFALLRSEGKEPVLYVMGRRGVGYYRFRRREIAAEWTGFSQLPHYVNAAEAGDALVPAFVEGTQNGGRGVDELHIVYTEFKSMLSQQPTAKRIAPMEVEFDPTPAAKLQSVYSFEPNAEALLGALLPKYVKTRLFSALLDAAASESAARRTAMKAATDNANELVRSLSRAANAARQAQITQEISEIVGGASALTGGAGSDE
- a CDS encoding F0F1 ATP synthase subunit delta, with amino-acid sequence MTLHAASRDALAAAELRLLEVLDGTAGTDHAAAGKLGEELFAVVGLLSRQSSLRRALADASTEPVSREQLLRGLLDGKVSGDALEVLTTVVAARWSSPRELVDGVESLARTTLLVRAERDGKLDTVEDELFRLGRIIAGNYELELALTDPAADADGKVSLVDGLIAGKVDDTTKVLVHQLVREPRGQGVVAGLADLASLAAKRRERSVAYVRSAVELDAAQQDRLEATLTRIYSRPIALHVEVDPTLRGGLQIKIGDEVIDGSVAGRLAALRRDLAG